A DNA window from Christiangramia salexigens contains the following coding sequences:
- a CDS encoding phage holin family protein, with protein sequence MNFILRLLLTALAVVILAKLLPGVSVDGYLTAIIVALVLALLNFIVKPVLVLFTLPVTILTLGLFLLIINAIIIFMADAFVGGFDVDGWLIAIVFSLLLSLVQSILFSILKSD encoded by the coding sequence ATGAACTTTATTCTTAGACTATTACTTACTGCGCTCGCGGTGGTAATATTAGCCAAATTGTTGCCAGGTGTAAGTGTGGATGGTTACCTAACTGCCATTATTGTGGCGCTTGTGCTGGCCCTGCTTAATTTTATTGTAAAGCCTGTCTTAGTACTGTTTACCCTGCCTGTGACCATACTGACCTTAGGATTATTCCTACTAATTATTAACGCGATCATCATATTTATGGCCGATGCTTTTGTAGGAGGATTTGATGTGGATGGCTGGCTTATTGCCATAGTTTTTAGTTTGTTACTATCTCTGGTTCAATCAATACTTTTCTCCATTCTTAAATCAGATTAG
- a CDS encoding G-D-S-L family lipolytic protein, whose product MKNYFKYMAILALGIVSCEPEFENSIDEEGFYSNGEADFSNYVALGNSLTAGYADGALYLEGQKNSYPNILAQKFSLTQETSVFTQPLVNDNVGGLLLGGNKIAEPRFVLSVGADGPLPARYNGTPTTEVTELQEGPFSNMAVPGAKSFHLLANGYGNVQGVSTGAANPYFARFATSSNTSILADALGQGPSFFTLWIGNNDVLSYATSGGAGEFQLNNTDFTTYGPNDITDPNAFAFVYNQLVENLSASAKGVVINIPSVMDSPFFNVVPVNPIPLDAQTAAALNAQFGAYNTAILPGMVQAGVITQAEADSRKIIFTEGDSNFVTLTDEDLTPLTSILQGAPFNLDAQTAGLLSQLRQANSSDLIPLTSAGFIGTQVNGNPQLVNGVSVPLRDEHVLTAVEQGYINQATMAYNAAIENIAGAYGLGLVDANGLLSDFNQNGIEFDGGTLTSEFVLGGAFSLDGLHLTPRGNAVIANAIITEINSTYNANVPKADVGSYGTITLSQDVQ is encoded by the coding sequence ATGAAAAACTATTTTAAATATATGGCAATTCTTGCACTCGGGATCGTTTCCTGTGAGCCTGAATTCGAAAATTCTATTGATGAAGAAGGCTTCTACAGTAATGGTGAAGCTGATTTTTCAAATTATGTAGCTCTTGGTAATTCGCTTACTGCCGGATACGCCGATGGAGCACTTTACCTGGAAGGACAAAAAAATTCCTATCCTAATATACTCGCACAGAAATTCTCCTTAACTCAGGAGACCAGTGTTTTTACTCAACCTTTAGTGAATGACAATGTTGGAGGTCTTTTACTTGGAGGTAATAAGATTGCTGAACCGCGTTTTGTTCTTAGCGTTGGAGCTGATGGTCCGCTGCCGGCGAGGTATAACGGAACGCCAACTACAGAGGTGACCGAATTACAGGAAGGACCCTTTAGTAATATGGCTGTGCCTGGTGCTAAATCTTTTCATTTATTAGCAAACGGTTACGGAAATGTTCAGGGGGTTTCTACGGGAGCCGCTAACCCTTACTTTGCGAGATTTGCAACTTCATCAAATACATCTATTCTGGCAGATGCCCTAGGTCAGGGCCCGAGTTTTTTCACACTGTGGATAGGGAATAACGATGTTTTAAGCTATGCAACTTCAGGAGGCGCTGGTGAATTTCAGTTGAATAATACCGATTTCACCACTTATGGGCCCAATGATATTACAGATCCAAATGCTTTTGCATTTGTGTATAATCAGTTGGTTGAAAACTTATCGGCTTCGGCGAAAGGTGTAGTGATCAATATCCCTAGTGTAATGGATTCTCCGTTCTTTAATGTGGTGCCTGTAAATCCAATTCCACTGGATGCTCAAACAGCTGCTGCTTTAAATGCACAATTCGGAGCTTATAATACAGCTATTCTTCCGGGAATGGTTCAGGCTGGTGTGATAACTCAGGCAGAAGCTGATAGTAGAAAGATCATTTTTACCGAAGGAGACAGTAATTTTGTAACCTTAACAGATGAAGATTTGACACCGCTTACAAGTATTCTGCAAGGCGCTCCTTTTAATCTTGACGCGCAAACGGCAGGTTTACTTAGTCAGTTGAGACAGGCAAATTCATCAGACCTTATCCCTTTAACCTCTGCTGGATTTATAGGAACTCAGGTTAATGGAAATCCGCAGTTAGTGAATGGTGTTTCAGTTCCATTAAGAGATGAGCATGTTCTTACAGCTGTTGAGCAGGGTTATATAAATCAGGCGACCATGGCTTATAACGCTGCGATAGAAAATATTGCAGGGGCTTATGGTCTTGGACTGGTTGATGCCAATGGTTTATTGAGTGATTTTAATCAGAATGGAATTGAATTCGATGGCGGGACGCTTACGTCAGAGTTTGTTCTTGGAGGGGCTTTTTCTCTGGATGGTTTGCATTTAACTCCTAGAGGAAATGCCGTAATAGCAAACGCAATTATTACGGAAATCAATTCTACATATAATGCAAATGTGCCTAAAGCTGATGTTGGTTCTTATGGAACTATAACACTTAGCCAGGATGTTCAATAA
- a CDS encoding OmpP1/FadL family transporter, whose translation MKKLFLFGLFVLAAGITYAGGYRVSLQGQRSLAMGHTGVAVVNNAELAFFNPAGLVFLENKINAAVGVSAVFSDVAWQNEEFGQIARTDSPVGTPFYAYFSYKLNEKLSLGLAAYTPYGSSVAWEKDWEGSHLVNDIDLAAIYVQALASYKITDNLAVGGGPIYVSGSVNFNRNLSRNLTDIEGNRSNVTVDASGVSAFGWSAGVMYSPIDSLNIGVNYRSEIIVKAEDGSADFENVPNSPLTPFRDTTFDAELPLPAELSIGMSYQLNEQWLFAFDYNRTFWNVYESLDIDFADSSVPDSQNPRNYKDASIYRFGMQYTANDIFTLRAGYYFDQSPVRSGYFAPETPRNDSNNFTGGLSVNVSDRVSIDASFLYSRFEEITESYDYYQENGRNVPFEGTYKSSAFVPGLGVSIKI comes from the coding sequence ATGAAAAAATTATTTTTATTTGGCCTGTTTGTGCTGGCTGCCGGGATCACCTATGCTGGTGGTTACAGGGTAAGTCTACAGGGTCAGCGCTCATTGGCAATGGGGCATACCGGAGTAGCGGTAGTGAATAATGCCGAATTGGCCTTTTTTAATCCTGCCGGACTGGTCTTTCTTGAAAATAAGATCAATGCAGCAGTTGGAGTAAGTGCCGTATTTTCTGATGTTGCATGGCAAAATGAGGAATTCGGACAAATCGCACGAACAGATAGTCCGGTTGGAACGCCATTTTATGCCTATTTTTCTTATAAACTGAATGAGAAACTTAGTCTTGGTCTTGCAGCCTATACTCCTTATGGAAGTTCGGTGGCCTGGGAAAAGGACTGGGAAGGTTCACACCTAGTAAACGATATAGACCTAGCTGCGATCTATGTGCAGGCTTTAGCATCTTATAAGATCACAGATAATCTTGCTGTTGGGGGAGGACCAATTTATGTAAGTGGTTCAGTTAATTTCAATAGAAACCTAAGCAGAAATCTTACAGATATTGAGGGGAACCGTTCAAATGTGACTGTAGATGCTTCGGGTGTAAGTGCTTTTGGTTGGTCTGCTGGGGTAATGTATAGTCCAATAGATAGTTTAAATATCGGGGTTAACTATCGTTCAGAAATTATTGTGAAGGCCGAAGATGGTTCAGCAGATTTTGAGAATGTACCTAATTCGCCTTTAACTCCATTTAGAGATACCACTTTTGATGCTGAATTGCCACTGCCTGCAGAGCTTTCCATTGGAATGTCCTATCAGTTAAACGAGCAATGGCTTTTCGCGTTCGATTACAACAGAACGTTCTGGAATGTCTATGAATCTCTTGATATAGATTTTGCAGATTCAAGCGTACCAGATTCTCAAAACCCAAGAAATTATAAGGATGCCTCTATTTATAGATTCGGAATGCAGTATACTGCAAACGATATTTTTACTCTTAGAGCCGGTTACTACTTTGACCAGTCTCCAGTGAGATCGGGATATTTTGCGCCGGAAACTCCACGTAATGATTCCAATAACTTTACTGGTGGATTGTCTGTTAATGTAAGTGACAGAGTGTCTATAGATGCTTCTTTCCTTTACAGCCGTTTCGAGGAAATAACCGAATCTTATGATTATTACCAGGAGAACGGAAGAAATGTTCCTTTTGAAGGAACCTATAAATCCAGTGCATTTGTACCTGGACTTGGTGTAAGCATTAAAATTTAA
- a CDS encoding alpha/beta fold hydrolase produces the protein MELHSTILGEGKPFLILHGFLGMSDNWKTLGKKFAKEGYEVHLIDQRNHGKSPHTDDFSYKLLADDIAGYCKMHSLENIMLMGHSMGGKTAMLAACLNEGLVDKLIVVDIAPKYYAPHHQQILKGLTALDEAKLTSRGEAEDFLKEFIPETGVRLFLLKNLYWKTKESLSLKLNLDSLKANIENVGAALKEDLSYSGPSLFIKGANSDYINASDEEQIKKQFPAAEFKSIEGAGHWVHAENMKAFFAAVMSFV, from the coding sequence ATGGAATTACACTCTACGATCCTAGGCGAAGGAAAACCTTTTTTGATCTTACACGGTTTTCTTGGGATGAGCGACAACTGGAAAACGCTGGGTAAGAAATTTGCCAAAGAAGGTTATGAGGTTCATCTTATAGATCAGAGAAATCATGGAAAAAGTCCGCATACAGATGATTTTTCCTATAAATTGCTGGCAGATGATATTGCCGGTTACTGCAAGATGCATTCCCTTGAAAACATCATGCTTATGGGGCATTCTATGGGAGGTAAAACCGCTATGTTGGCCGCATGTTTAAATGAAGGTCTGGTAGATAAGCTTATCGTAGTAGATATCGCTCCTAAATATTATGCTCCTCATCATCAGCAAATATTAAAAGGACTAACCGCTCTGGATGAGGCAAAACTAACCTCGAGAGGCGAAGCAGAGGATTTTCTGAAGGAATTTATACCCGAAACCGGAGTGAGATTGTTCCTGCTTAAAAACCTGTACTGGAAGACCAAGGAGAGCCTTTCGTTAAAATTAAATCTGGATTCTTTGAAGGCGAATATTGAAAATGTTGGCGCAGCCTTAAAGGAAGATCTGAGCTATTCGGGGCCATCGCTTTTTATTAAAGGCGCTAATTCAGATTATATAAATGCTTCCGATGAAGAGCAGATTAAAAAGCAATTCCCTGCTGCAGAGTTTAAGTCGATAGAAGGTGCGGGGCACTGGGTACATGCTGAAAATATGAAGGCCTTCTTTGCTGCGGTTATGTCATTTGTTTAA
- a CDS encoding pyridoxine 5'-phosphate synthase, with protein MTKLSVNVNKIATLRNARGGNVPDVIETSKNIEGFGAQGITVHPRPDERHIRYSDVRELKPVLQTEFNIEGKPIKSFMDLVLEVKPAQVTLVPDAEEAITSNAGWDTIKYRDYLKEVISEFSSKGIRTSIFVDPNPEMVRGAAETGTDRIELYTEAYAVAYAKGDKDAAKTYAECAELAHELGLGINAGHDLSLDNIRFFKEEVPHLDEVSIGHALISEALYLGLEKTIQKYLKLLS; from the coding sequence ATGACGAAATTAAGTGTTAATGTTAATAAAATTGCCACTCTAAGAAATGCCAGAGGAGGTAACGTGCCCGATGTGATCGAAACCTCTAAGAATATCGAAGGTTTTGGAGCTCAGGGCATCACCGTTCACCCAAGACCGGATGAAAGACATATCAGATATTCAGATGTTAGAGAGCTTAAGCCGGTTTTACAGACCGAATTCAATATAGAAGGAAAGCCTATTAAAAGTTTTATGGATCTTGTGCTGGAAGTGAAGCCCGCTCAGGTGACTTTGGTTCCAGATGCAGAGGAGGCTATTACTTCAAATGCGGGATGGGACACCATTAAATATCGCGATTATTTGAAGGAGGTCATTTCTGAATTTAGCTCGAAGGGAATCCGAACTTCGATCTTTGTAGATCCTAATCCAGAAATGGTTCGCGGTGCCGCAGAGACCGGGACAGATAGAATAGAATTATATACCGAAGCTTATGCGGTAGCATATGCAAAGGGTGATAAGGACGCAGCGAAAACTTATGCTGAATGTGCGGAGCTGGCCCATGAACTCGGTCTGGGTATCAATGCCGGTCACGACCTTTCCCTGGATAACATCCGTTTCTTTAAAGAGGAGGTGCCGCATTTGGATGAGGTTTCAATAGGTCATGCTCTGATCTCTGAAGCTCTTTATCTGGGGCTGGAAAAAACGATTCAGAAATATTTAAAATTATTGAGCTAG